A genomic region of Klebsiella sp. RIT-PI-d contains the following coding sequences:
- the pabC gene encoding aminodeoxychorismate lyase encodes MFLTNGKKHHTLDVADRAIQFGDGCFTTARIAAGQIALLDAHIQRLRSACERLWIPFENWADLRQEMQQCATVKGEGVLKAIVTRGPGGRGYSAAACHTPTRIIAVSDYPAHFSRWRDEGITLTLSPVRLGRNPHLAGIKHLNRLEQVLIRTQLEQTDADEALVLDSEGWLTECCAANIFWRKGQTIFTPRLESAGVAGIMRQHCLQHLSTSAYLIREVQASVTELVDADEVIICNALLPLVPVRCWEGTEWPSRELYQFLLPRCEPLITS; translated from the coding sequence ATGTTCTTAACAAATGGTAAAAAACATCACACCTTAGACGTTGCAGATCGGGCCATACAATTTGGCGACGGCTGTTTTACTACGGCCAGGATCGCGGCGGGACAAATTGCACTGCTGGATGCTCACATCCAGCGTCTGCGGTCTGCCTGCGAACGGCTGTGGATACCCTTTGAGAACTGGGCCGATCTGCGTCAAGAAATGCAGCAGTGCGCTACCGTAAAAGGCGAGGGGGTGCTCAAAGCGATCGTTACCCGCGGCCCGGGCGGGCGGGGGTACAGTGCGGCGGCGTGCCACACTCCGACACGCATCATTGCCGTTTCTGACTATCCTGCCCATTTTTCTCGCTGGCGCGATGAAGGTATCACCCTGACGCTTAGCCCTGTGCGTCTGGGGCGTAATCCACATCTGGCAGGTATTAAACACCTCAATCGCCTTGAGCAAGTTCTGATCCGTACGCAGCTTGAACAAACTGATGCTGATGAGGCGCTGGTGCTTGATAGTGAAGGCTGGTTAACGGAATGCTGTGCCGCCAATATCTTCTGGCGCAAAGGCCAGACGATTTTTACGCCGCGTCTTGAAAGTGCAGGCGTGGCGGGTATTATGCGTCAACATTGTCTGCAGCATTTGTCGACCTCAGCCTATCTCATCAGAGAAGTTCAGGCGTCGGTAACAGAGCTGGTTGACGCCGATGAAGTTATTATCTGTAATGCGCTTCTGCCGCTGGTCCCGGTTCGTTGTTGGGAAGGAACTGAGTGGCCTTCACGCGAGCTTTATCAATTTTTACTCCCACGTTGTGAGCCATTGATTACATCATGA
- the holB gene encoding DNA polymerase III subunit delta' has translation MKWYPWLRPHLESLIASYQAGRGHHALLLHALPGMGADSLLYAISRYLMCQRPQGYKSCGQCHSCQLMQAGTHPDYYVLAPEKGKSSLGIDAVRELSEKLYEHARLGGAKVVWLNDAALLTDAAANALLKTLEEPPANTWFLLGCREPAHLLATLRSRCRLHHLAPPAESYALAWLAREVTASQEVLLTSLRLSGNAPAAALELLQADTLKTRQQLCQELDVALTRHDWLLLLPTLNHEDVAMRLHWLATLLLDAQKIKQHITWLTNADAIPLVTRLANELSAGRLRAIAQEICYCREQLLTVPSLNRELTLTDRLLRWEHYLQPGVALPVSHL, from the coding sequence ATGAAATGGTATCCGTGGCTGCGCCCCCACTTAGAATCGCTGATTGCCAGCTATCAGGCCGGGCGGGGTCATCATGCCTTGTTGCTCCATGCGCTGCCCGGAATGGGAGCGGATTCGCTACTGTATGCTATTAGCCGCTATTTGATGTGCCAGCGTCCGCAAGGATATAAGAGCTGCGGGCAATGCCACAGTTGCCAGTTGATGCAGGCGGGAACGCACCCGGATTACTATGTTCTGGCCCCTGAAAAAGGGAAAAGTTCGCTGGGAATTGATGCTGTGCGTGAGCTAAGCGAAAAGCTTTATGAACATGCCCGGCTGGGCGGGGCTAAAGTTGTCTGGCTCAATGATGCTGCGTTACTGACGGATGCCGCCGCCAATGCGTTACTTAAAACGCTCGAAGAGCCGCCGGCAAATACCTGGTTTTTACTGGGTTGTCGTGAGCCTGCGCATCTGCTGGCAACCCTGCGTAGCCGCTGTCGACTGCATCATCTTGCGCCACCAGCGGAGTCATATGCACTGGCGTGGCTGGCAAGGGAAGTGACAGCGTCACAGGAAGTCTTGCTGACCAGCCTGCGCCTGAGCGGAAATGCGCCTGCGGCAGCACTCGAACTTCTCCAGGCTGACACCCTGAAAACCCGGCAGCAGCTTTGTCAGGAACTGGACGTGGCGCTGACCCGGCACGACTGGCTATTGCTTTTGCCGACCCTTAATCATGAAGATGTGGCGATGCGTCTGCACTGGCTGGCGACGCTGTTGCTCGACGCGCAAAAAATAAAGCAGCACATCACCTGGTTGACGAATGCTGATGCCATCCCGCTGGTCACGCGTCTGGCAAACGAGCTGTCCGCCGGCAGATTACGGGCTATTGCTCAGGAAATTTGTTATTGTCGCGAACAATTATTGACCGTCCCCAGCCTCAACCGCGAATTGACGCTGACCGATCGTTTGCTACGCTGGGAGCATTATCTGCAACCCGGCGTGGCACTCCCTGTTTCACACCTCTGA
- the fabG gene encoding 3-oxoacyl-ACP reductase FabG yields MSFEGKVALVTGASRGIGRAIAETLVARGAKVIGTATSENGAQAISEYLGSNGKGFMLNVTDPASIESVLGNIRTEFGEVDILVNNAGITRDNLLMRMKDDEWNDILETNLSSVFRLSKAVLRAMMKKRHGRIITIGSVVGTMGNAGQANYAAAKAGLIGFSKSLAREVASRGITVNVVAPGFIETDMTRALSEEQRAGILAQVPAGRLGDAKEIASAVAFLASDEAGYISGETLHVNGGMYMV; encoded by the coding sequence ATGAGTTTTGAAGGAAAAGTCGCGCTGGTTACCGGTGCAAGCCGTGGCATTGGCCGTGCAATCGCGGAAACGCTGGTTGCACGCGGCGCAAAAGTGATTGGCACCGCGACCAGCGAAAATGGCGCGCAGGCTATCAGCGAGTATCTGGGTAGTAACGGTAAAGGTTTTATGCTGAATGTGACCGATCCAGCATCTATCGAATCTGTTCTGGGAAATATTCGCACAGAATTTGGTGAAGTTGACATTCTGGTGAATAATGCAGGCATTACACGTGATAACCTGTTAATGCGCATGAAAGACGATGAGTGGAATGACATTCTCGAAACGAATCTTTCATCGGTATTCCGTCTGTCAAAAGCGGTATTGCGCGCTATGATGAAAAAGCGTCATGGGCGTATTATTACCATCGGTTCTGTTGTTGGGACCATGGGAAATGCGGGTCAGGCTAACTATGCTGCGGCAAAAGCGGGTCTGATCGGCTTTAGTAAATCGCTGGCACGTGAAGTTGCGTCCCGCGGTATTACGGTAAACGTTGTTGCTCCGGGCTTTATTGAAACGGACATGACGCGTGCGCTCTCTGAGGAGCAGCGTGCGGGTATTCTGGCGCAAGTTCCGGCGGGTCGTCTTGGTGATGCAAAAGAAATCGCCAGTGCGGTTGCATTTTTAGCCTCTGACGAGGCGGGTTACATCTCTGGTGAGACCCTGCACGTCAACGGCGGAATGTACATGGTTTAA
- the fhuE gene encoding ferric-rhodotorulic acid/ferric-coprogen receptor FhuE codes for MSFTHSTRDARYSSAATPTRLAVCIAFALIPSAVFAADAKKEDTIVVDGAAAGATDNSDNRDYSVKVSTAGTKMMLVQRDIPQSVSIISEQRMEDQNLQSLGDVLRNTTGISETFADSDRASYYARGFAIDNYMVDGIPTLFESRWNLGDALSDTAIYERIEVVRGANGLTTGSGNPSAAINMVRKHADSREFKTNVSAEYGSWNKQRYVADLSTPLTEDGRIRGRMVAGYQNNDSWIDRYNQEKKFFYGVVDVDLTDATRFSVGYDYQETNVDSATWGGAPRWYTDGSKVNPDRSYSAAPDWAYNDKESKRTFATLNQKLGGDWQLTVNGTHTEMNLDSQQLYLDGLVDKTTGMMVSPYGASYPYVGGTGYNTGKRKVDAVDTFANGSYELLGRQHELMIGTSYTRQNNTYYSSWANIGDTELGSFYNYDGNFPETHWNPLDLAQEDTVHQKSAYMATRISLADPLHAIIGARYTKYNLDTLNQHLEKNNTSPYAGLIFDINDTWSTYASYTSVFKPQTQRNIESKYLSPITGNNYEAGLKSDWMNSRLTTSLAIFRIEQDHLAQSTAAIIPGTSGETAYKEVDGTVSKGVEFEVNGALTDNWQMTFGITRYVAEDSEGEAVNPNLPRTSAKLFTSYRIPELQALTVGGGVNWQNHVWSDVAVPDGTYRSEQGSFALVDLFARYNVTKAFSVQANVDNLFDKKYDTNVDSRGVVYGEPRSVSVSANYSF; via the coding sequence AAAAAAGAAGATACGATTGTTGTCGATGGTGCTGCGGCCGGGGCAACTGACAATTCCGACAACCGGGATTACAGTGTCAAAGTCAGCACTGCGGGTACCAAAATGATGCTTGTGCAGCGTGATATACCGCAGTCGGTCAGCATTATTAGCGAGCAGCGCATGGAGGATCAGAATCTTCAGTCTCTGGGGGATGTGCTGAGAAATACTACCGGGATCAGCGAGACGTTTGCGGATTCCGACCGCGCCAGCTATTACGCGCGCGGTTTTGCCATCGATAACTATATGGTCGATGGTATTCCGACCCTGTTTGAATCCCGCTGGAACCTCGGCGACGCGCTTTCCGATACCGCCATCTATGAGCGTATTGAAGTTGTGCGCGGCGCGAATGGCCTGACCACGGGTTCCGGCAACCCGTCTGCCGCCATTAACATGGTACGTAAACATGCCGATAGCCGCGAGTTCAAAACCAATGTTTCAGCCGAATATGGCAGCTGGAATAAGCAGCGTTATGTCGCCGACCTTTCCACGCCGCTGACAGAAGATGGCCGAATTCGCGGTCGTATGGTAGCGGGCTACCAGAATAATGATAGCTGGATCGACCGTTACAATCAGGAGAAAAAATTCTTCTACGGCGTGGTCGATGTTGATCTGACCGACGCCACGCGCTTTTCTGTCGGTTATGACTATCAGGAAACCAATGTTGATAGCGCCACCTGGGGTGGCGCGCCGCGCTGGTACACTGACGGCAGCAAAGTTAACCCGGATCGTAGTTACAGCGCCGCGCCTGACTGGGCTTACAACGATAAAGAGTCTAAACGTACCTTCGCCACCCTGAATCAGAAGCTAGGCGGCGACTGGCAGTTGACCGTTAACGGTACGCATACCGAAATGAACCTCGACAGCCAGCAGCTGTACCTGGATGGGTTGGTGGATAAAACGACGGGGATGATGGTCAGCCCGTACGGTGCATCCTATCCTTACGTCGGCGGTACCGGTTATAACACCGGTAAACGCAAAGTTGATGCGGTAGATACCTTTGCCAACGGCTCTTATGAACTTCTGGGTCGCCAGCATGAATTGATGATTGGTACCAGCTATACCCGGCAGAATAATACCTACTACAGCTCATGGGCCAATATTGGCGATACCGAACTGGGTAGTTTCTATAATTATGATGGTAACTTCCCTGAGACTCACTGGAACCCGTTAGACCTGGCACAGGAAGATACGGTTCATCAGAAATCAGCCTACATGGCGACGCGTATCTCTCTGGCCGATCCGCTGCATGCGATTATTGGCGCACGTTATACTAAATATAATCTTGATACGCTGAATCAGCATCTGGAGAAAAATAACACCTCTCCTTACGCCGGGCTTATCTTTGATATTAACGATACCTGGTCAACTTATGCCAGCTATACGTCGGTATTTAAACCGCAAACCCAGCGTAATATCGAAAGTAAATATTTGTCGCCAATCACCGGCAACAACTACGAAGCGGGTCTTAAAAGCGACTGGATGAATAGCCGACTGACCACGTCTTTAGCCATCTTCCGCATTGAGCAGGATCATCTGGCGCAGTCTACCGCCGCCATTATTCCGGGTACCAGCGGTGAAACGGCCTATAAAGAGGTTGATGGAACCGTCAGCAAAGGCGTTGAGTTCGAAGTCAACGGCGCACTGACCGACAACTGGCAGATGACCTTCGGCATCACCCGTTATGTCGCTGAAGACAGCGAAGGCGAGGCGGTGAACCCGAATCTGCCGCGCACCAGTGCGAAGCTCTTCACCAGCTATCGTATCCCGGAATTGCAGGCGCTGACCGTAGGCGGCGGCGTCAACTGGCAGAACCATGTCTGGTCTGACGTGGCGGTTCCGGACGGCACTTATCGTTCTGAACAGGGCAGCTTCGCGCTGGTGGATCTGTTTGCCCGTTACAACGTCACAAAAGCCTTTTCCGTGCAGGCGAATGTGGATAACCTGTTCGACAAGAAATATGATACCAACGTAGACAGCCGCGGTGTGGTTTACGGCGAGCCGCGTAGCGTCTCCGTCTCCGCAAACTACAGCTTCTGA
- the acpP gene encoding acyl carrier protein codes for MSTIEERVKKIIGEQLGVKQEEVTNNASFVEDLGADSLDTVELVMALEEEFDTEIPDEEAEKITTVQAAIDYINGHQA; via the coding sequence ATGAGCACTATCGAAGAACGCGTTAAGAAAATTATCGGCGAGCAGCTGGGCGTTAAGCAGGAAGAAGTGACCAACAATGCTTCCTTCGTTGAAGACCTGGGCGCAGATTCTCTTGACACCGTTGAGCTGGTAATGGCTCTGGAAGAAGAGTTTGATACTGAGATTCCGGACGAAGAAGCTGAGAAAATCACTACCGTTCAGGCTGCCATTGATTACATCAACGGTCACCAGGCGTAA
- a CDS encoding metal-dependent hydrolase encodes MFLVDSHCHLDGLDYQSLHKDVDDVLAKAAARDVKFCLAVATTLPGYRSMRALVGCRNNVVFSCGVHPLNQDETYDADELRTLAAEEGVVAMGETGLDYFYTPETKARQQRSFRDHIRIGRELNKPVIVHTRDARADTLQILSEEKVTDCGGVLHCFTEDRETAGKLLDMGFYISFSGIVTFRNAEQLRDAARYIPLDRLLVETDSPYLAPVPHRGKENQPAMTRDVAEYMAVLKGVTLEQLAQHTTQNFASLFHIDPLRLQSA; translated from the coding sequence ATGTTTTTAGTCGACTCACACTGCCATCTTGATGGCCTCGATTATCAATCTTTGCATAAAGACGTCGACGACGTGCTGGCAAAAGCGGCAGCCCGCGATGTGAAATTTTGTCTTGCGGTAGCGACCACGCTGCCGGGTTACCGTAGCATGCGCGCGCTGGTGGGCTGTCGCAATAACGTCGTATTTTCCTGTGGCGTTCACCCGCTGAATCAGGATGAGACGTATGACGCAGACGAACTACGCACCCTGGCAGCCGAAGAAGGCGTCGTTGCCATGGGTGAAACCGGCCTTGATTATTTTTACACTCCTGAAACAAAAGCGCGTCAACAGCGCTCTTTTCGCGATCACATTCGCATTGGACGTGAGCTGAATAAGCCAGTCATTGTGCATACCCGCGATGCACGCGCTGATACATTGCAGATCTTGAGTGAAGAAAAGGTGACGGATTGCGGTGGAGTACTACACTGTTTTACGGAAGATCGTGAAACAGCGGGAAAGTTACTGGATATGGGTTTTTACATCTCCTTTTCTGGCATTGTCACCTTCCGTAACGCCGAACAATTGCGTGATGCCGCGCGCTATATACCACTCGATCGCCTGCTGGTGGAAACGGACTCCCCTTATCTTGCCCCCGTACCGCATCGGGGCAAAGAAAATCAGCCGGCAATGACGCGTGATGTCGCTGAATATATGGCCGTGCTGAAAGGGGTGACGCTTGAGCAACTGGCGCAGCATACTACACAGAACTTCGCCAGCCTGTTTCATATCGATCCTCTTCGCCTGCAAAGCGCCTGA
- the yceG gene encoding cell division protein YceG, translating to MKKLLCLILLLLVVLGIAAGAGMWKVRHLASSKLLIKEDVIFTLNAGTGRMALGEQLYNEKVINRPRVFQWLLRIEPDLSHFKAGTYRFTPDMSVRDMLMLLESGKEAQFPLRLVEGMRVSDYLRQLRDAPYIQHTLKDDSYATVAEALKLEHADWVEGWFWPDTWMYTANTTDVALLKRAHHKMLTAVDKAWEGRAEGLPFTDKNQLMTMASIIEKETAVASERTRVASVFINRLRIGMRLQTDPTVIYGMGESYNGNLTRKDLETPTAYNTYVIAGMPPGPIAVPGAASLNAAAHPEKTPYLYFVADGKGGHTFNTNLAGHNRSVQDYLKARKEKNAQ from the coding sequence ATGAAGAAATTATTATGTCTTATCCTTCTGTTACTGGTTGTGCTGGGGATCGCCGCCGGTGCAGGTATGTGGAAAGTTCGCCATCTGGCGAGCAGTAAACTGCTGATTAAAGAGGATGTAATCTTTACCCTCAACGCCGGCACTGGCCGAATGGCGCTGGGTGAGCAACTTTACAATGAGAAAGTCATTAATCGCCCGCGCGTTTTCCAGTGGCTACTGCGCATTGAGCCCGATCTTTCACACTTTAAAGCCGGAACTTATCGTTTTACGCCGGATATGAGCGTGCGTGATATGCTCATGCTGCTGGAAAGTGGTAAAGAAGCACAGTTTCCCCTGCGCCTGGTTGAGGGAATGCGGGTCAGCGACTATCTGCGACAGCTTCGTGACGCGCCCTACATTCAACACACTCTAAAAGATGACAGTTATGCAACCGTGGCTGAGGCGCTGAAACTGGAACATGCGGATTGGGTGGAAGGCTGGTTCTGGCCAGATACCTGGATGTATACCGCCAATACTACCGATGTAGCCTTGCTTAAGCGCGCGCATCACAAAATGCTTACCGCAGTCGATAAAGCCTGGGAGGGACGTGCGGAGGGGCTACCTTTCACAGATAAAAATCAGCTTATGACCATGGCTTCCATCATTGAGAAAGAGACTGCCGTGGCCAGCGAACGCACGCGTGTTGCCTCCGTCTTTATCAATCGCCTGCGCATTGGCATGCGTCTGCAAACCGACCCAACGGTGATTTATGGGATGGGCGAGAGTTATAATGGCAACCTGACGCGTAAAGATCTGGAGACGCCAACCGCGTATAATACCTACGTGATTGCCGGAATGCCGCCAGGCCCAATTGCCGTACCGGGCGCAGCTTCACTTAACGCCGCCGCGCACCCGGAAAAAACGCCGTATCTCTATTTTGTTGCCGATGGTAAAGGCGGGCATACCTTTAATACTAACCTTGCCGGCCATAATCGATCGGTGCAGGACTACCTGAAAGCAAGAAAGGAAAAAAATGCGCAGTAA
- the ptsG gene encoding PTS glucose transporter subunit IIBC — protein sequence MFKNAFANLQKVGKSLMLPVSVLPIAGILLGVGSANFSWLPEVVSHVMAEAGGSVFANMPLIFAIGVALGFTNNDGVSALASVVAYGIMVKTMAVVAPLVLHLPPEEIAAKHLADTGVLGGIIAGAIAAYMFNRFYRIKLPEYLGFFAGKRFVPIISGLTAIFLGIVLSFIWPPIGTAIQTFSQWAAYQNPVVAFGIYGFIERCLVPFGLHHIWNVPFQMQIGEYTNAAGQVFHGDIPRYMAGDPTAGKLSGGFLFKMYGLPAAAIAIWHSAKPENRAKVGGIMISAALTSFLTGITEPIEFSFMFVAPILYIIHAILAGLAFPICILLGMRDGTSFSHGLIDFIVLSGNSSKLWLFPIVGICYAIVYYTVFRVLIKALNLKTPGREDNTDDVKAGATSEMAPALVAAFGGKENITNLDACITRLRVSVADVAKVDQAGLKRLGAAGVVVAGSGVQAIFGTKSDNLKTEMDEYIRQS from the coding sequence ATGTTTAAGAATGCATTTGCTAACCTGCAAAAGGTCGGTAAATCGCTGATGTTGCCGGTATCCGTACTGCCTATCGCAGGTATCCTGCTTGGCGTCGGTTCGGCTAACTTCAGCTGGCTGCCAGAAGTTGTTTCTCATGTCATGGCAGAAGCAGGCGGTTCTGTTTTTGCTAATATGCCTTTAATCTTCGCAATCGGCGTGGCATTAGGTTTTACCAATAACGACGGCGTATCTGCGCTGGCATCTGTAGTCGCCTATGGCATCATGGTAAAAACCATGGCCGTGGTTGCGCCACTGGTGCTGCATCTGCCACCTGAAGAGATCGCCGCTAAGCACCTTGCGGATACCGGGGTATTAGGCGGTATTATTGCCGGTGCGATTGCGGCGTACATGTTTAACCGCTTCTACCGTATCAAGCTGCCTGAGTATCTGGGCTTCTTCGCCGGTAAACGTTTTGTGCCGATCATTTCTGGTCTGACCGCGATCTTTTTAGGTATCGTGCTCTCCTTCATTTGGCCACCGATTGGTACCGCTATCCAGACCTTCTCTCAGTGGGCTGCCTATCAGAACCCGGTAGTGGCGTTCGGTATCTACGGCTTTATTGAGCGCTGCCTGGTGCCGTTTGGTCTGCACCATATCTGGAACGTTCCTTTCCAGATGCAGATTGGTGAATACACCAACGCAGCCGGCCAGGTGTTCCACGGTGATATCCCGCGTTATATGGCAGGCGACCCGACTGCGGGTAAACTGTCCGGCGGCTTCCTGTTTAAAATGTACGGTCTGCCGGCTGCTGCAATTGCCATCTGGCACTCTGCTAAACCAGAGAACCGTGCAAAAGTGGGCGGTATCATGATCTCCGCCGCGCTGACCTCGTTCCTGACCGGTATCACCGAGCCGATCGAGTTCTCCTTCATGTTCGTTGCGCCGATCCTGTACATTATCCACGCTATTCTGGCGGGCCTGGCTTTCCCAATCTGTATCCTGCTGGGTATGCGTGACGGTACGTCGTTCTCTCACGGTCTGATTGACTTTATCGTCCTGTCCGGTAACAGCAGCAAGCTGTGGCTGTTCCCAATTGTCGGTATCTGCTATGCGATTGTCTACTACACGGTTTTCCGCGTGCTAATCAAAGCGCTGAATCTGAAAACCCCGGGTCGTGAAGACAATACTGACGATGTGAAAGCAGGAGCAACCAGCGAAATGGCTCCGGCCCTGGTTGCCGCCTTCGGCGGTAAAGAAAACATCACTAACCTTGATGCCTGTATTACGCGTTTACGCGTGAGCGTGGCTGATGTTGCTAAAGTCGATCAGGCTGGCCTGAAACGTCTGGGTGCGGCAGGGGTTGTGGTTGCAGGCTCTGGCGTGCAGGCTATTTTCGGTACTAAATCTGACAACCTGAAAACGGAGATGGATGAGTATATCCGTCAAAGCTAA
- the fabF gene encoding beta-ketoacyl-ACP synthase II — translation MSKRRVVVTGLGMLSPVGNTVESTWKALLAGQSGISLIDHFDTSAYATKFAGLVKDFNCDDIISRKEQRKMDAFIQYGIVAGWQAMQDSGLVVTEENASRIGAAIGSGIGGLGLIEDNHTSLFNGGPRKISPFFVPSTIVNMVAGHLTIMLGLRGPSISIATACTSGVHNIGQAARMIAYGDADAMLAGGAEKASTPLGVGGFGAARALSTRNDNPQAASRPWDKDRDGFVLGDGAGIIVLEEYEHAKKRGAKIYAEIIGFGMSSDAYHMTSPPENGEGAALAMANAIRDAGIDASQIGYVNAHGTSTPAGDKAETQAVKTVFGDAARSVMVSSTKSMTGHLLGAAGAVESIYSILALRDQAIPPTINLDNPDDGCDLDFVPHEARQVSGLEYALCNSFGFGGTNGSLIFKKI, via the coding sequence GTGTCTAAGCGTCGTGTAGTTGTGACCGGACTGGGCATGTTGTCTCCTGTCGGCAATACCGTAGAGTCTACCTGGAAAGCTCTCCTTGCCGGTCAGAGTGGCATCAGCCTGATCGACCATTTCGATACTAGCGCCTATGCAACGAAATTTGCTGGCTTAGTAAAGGATTTTAACTGTGATGACATCATCTCGCGCAAAGAACAGCGCAAGATGGATGCCTTCATTCAATATGGAATTGTTGCGGGCTGGCAGGCCATGCAGGATTCTGGCCTCGTTGTGACGGAAGAGAATGCATCCCGTATCGGCGCTGCTATCGGCTCCGGCATCGGCGGTCTCGGTCTTATCGAAGATAACCACACCTCGTTGTTCAACGGTGGTCCTCGTAAGATTAGCCCGTTTTTTGTGCCGTCTACCATCGTTAACATGGTAGCAGGTCACCTGACGATTATGTTGGGACTACGTGGGCCAAGTATTTCAATTGCGACTGCCTGTACCTCCGGCGTGCATAACATCGGCCAGGCCGCGCGTATGATTGCGTACGGTGATGCTGATGCCATGCTGGCAGGCGGTGCTGAAAAAGCCAGTACGCCGCTGGGCGTAGGCGGATTTGGCGCAGCGCGTGCGCTGTCTACCCGCAATGATAATCCGCAGGCGGCAAGTCGCCCGTGGGATAAAGACCGTGACGGTTTTGTGCTGGGCGACGGTGCCGGTATTATCGTGCTTGAAGAGTACGAACATGCCAAAAAGCGTGGCGCTAAAATTTATGCGGAAATTATCGGTTTCGGCATGAGCAGCGACGCTTATCATATGACCTCTCCACCTGAGAATGGTGAAGGTGCTGCGCTGGCAATGGCTAATGCCATTCGCGATGCCGGTATCGACGCCAGCCAGATTGGCTATGTGAACGCTCACGGCACATCCACACCTGCCGGTGACAAAGCAGAAACTCAGGCGGTGAAAACGGTCTTTGGTGATGCAGCGCGAAGCGTAATGGTCAGCTCGACGAAGTCGATGACAGGCCACCTGCTGGGCGCCGCCGGAGCAGTAGAATCCATCTACTCTATTCTGGCACTGCGCGATCAGGCTATTCCGCCGACCATCAACCTGGATAATCCGGATGACGGTTGCGATCTCGACTTCGTCCCGCATGAGGCTCGTCAGGTTAGCGGACTGGAGTATGCCCTGTGCAACTCCTTCGGCTTTGGCGGTACTAACGGTTCGCTGATCTTTAAAAAGATCTAA
- the tmk gene encoding dTMP kinase has product MRSKYIVIEGLEGAGKTTARDVVVQTLQEQGIADLLFTREPGGTILAEKLRSLVLDIQSTGDEKINVKAEVLMFYAARVQLVETVIKPALASGKWVIGDRHDLSTQAYQGGGRGVDRTMLATLRNAVLGDFRPDLTLYLDVTPEVGLTRARARGELDRIEQESLNFFNRTRARYQELAAADNTIITINATQPLENVMHDIRETITAWVQEQGE; this is encoded by the coding sequence ATGCGCAGTAAATACATTGTCATTGAGGGGCTGGAAGGCGCGGGTAAAACGACCGCGCGTGACGTCGTGGTGCAGACATTGCAGGAGCAGGGGATCGCTGATTTACTGTTCACACGCGAACCTGGCGGCACGATTCTGGCTGAGAAACTGCGCAGCCTGGTACTCGACATCCAGTCCACTGGCGATGAAAAAATCAATGTTAAAGCGGAAGTGCTGATGTTCTATGCTGCCCGCGTACAGCTGGTTGAGACGGTGATCAAACCTGCGCTGGCCAGCGGAAAGTGGGTCATTGGTGACCGGCACGATCTCTCGACTCAGGCTTACCAGGGGGGGGGACGCGGCGTAGATCGTACTATGCTGGCCACCCTGCGCAATGCGGTACTGGGCGACTTTCGTCCGGACCTGACGCTATACCTGGATGTAACGCCTGAAGTGGGCCTCACGCGCGCCCGCGCGCGCGGCGAATTAGATCGCATTGAGCAGGAATCGCTTAACTTTTTCAACCGCACGCGTGCACGTTATCAGGAGCTGGCCGCCGCAGATAACACCATTATCACTATTAATGCGACACAACCGCTGGAAAACGTGATGCATGATATTCGTGAAACTATTACCGCCTGGGTACAGGAGCAGGGGGAATGA